From Panthera uncia isolate 11264 chromosome E1, Puncia_PCG_1.0, whole genome shotgun sequence, one genomic window encodes:
- the ACBD4 gene encoding acyl-CoA-binding domain-containing protein 4 isoform X4, producing the protein MGTENESPEPDCQKQFQAAVSVIQNLPKNGSYRPSYEEMLRFYSYYKQATMGPCLVPRPGFWDPIGRYKWDAWNSLGKMSREEAMSAYITEMKLVAQKVIDTVPLGEVAEDMFAYFEPLYQVIPDMPRPPETFLRRVTGWKEQALNGDARAAPELPCPPREPALPNPAPVLSPVSPIPSPESQPPRDLDSEVFCDSLEQLEPELQVWTEQKGAPGGEPDTRNSSTLPAEKEGSPLGPQELDTWLVGTVRALQESMRDVQGRLQNLESLPSVVEQVSRPQGPGQDRGRTPRLSVLGSSWSHFCLSS; encoded by the exons ATGGGTACCGAGAATGAAAGCCCAGAACCGGACTGCCAGAAACAGTTCCAGGCCGCAGTCAGTGTCATTCAGAACCTGCCTAAGAATG gctCTTACCGCCCCTCCTACGAAGAGATGCTGAGATTCTATAGCTACTACAAGCAAGCTACCATGGGGCCCTGCCTCGTCCCCCGGCCTGGGTTCTGGGACCCAATAGGACGATATAAGTG GGATGCCTGGAACAGCCTGGGCAAGATGAGCAGGGAGGAAGCCATGTCTGCCTACATCACTGAGATGAAGCTGGTGGCACAGAAG GTGATCGACACGGTGCCCCTGGGCGAGGTGGCAGAGGACATGTTTGCTTACTTCGAGCCCCTGTACCAGGTGATCCCTGATATGCCGAGGCCCCCGGAAACCTTCCTGAGAAGGGTCACAG GTTGGAAAGAGCAGGCACTGAATGGAGATGCCAGGGCTGCCCCAGAGCTTCCCTGCCCCCCCAGGGAACCAGCACTCCCAAATCCAG CCCCCGTCTTGTCACCAGTGTCACCTATCCCCTCCCCAGAGTCCCAGCCACCTAGGGACCTGGACTCCGAGGTTTTCTGTGATTCCCTGGAGCAGCTGGAACCTGAGCTG CAGGTCTGGACAGAGCAGAAGGGAGCCCCTGGAGGAGAGCCTGACACCAGAAACAGCTCCACGCTCCCCGCAGAGAAAG AGGGCAGCCCGCTGGGGCCCCAGGAATTGGACACGTGGCTGGTGGGGACAGTTCGGGCGCTGCAGGAGAGCATGCGGGATGTCCAGGGTAGACTGCAGAACCTGGAGAGCCTGCCCAGCGTCGTCGAGCAGGTGAGCcgcccccagggcccagggcaagATAGAGGCAGAACTCCAAGGCTCTCTGTTCTGGGCTCCTCGTGGAGCCACTTCTGTCTTTCGTCCTAA